The Chlorocebus sabaeus isolate Y175 chromosome 6, mChlSab1.0.hap1, whole genome shotgun sequence genome has a segment encoding these proteins:
- the SMIM17 gene encoding small integral membrane protein 17 isoform X3 — translation MFVSPQVLNPVPGEPERAPEREEKEKLVSEASPPPGAMQSLSPEQTRGLLEPERTKTLLPRESRAWEKPPHPTCTKDWEAVEVGASSHDSDEKDLSSQETGLSQEWSSVEEDDESEGSQDFFSVFTIA, via the exons ATGTTCGTCAGTCCTCAGGTTCTGAACCCTGTGCCTGGGGAACCAGAGAGGGCCCCGGAgcgggaggagaaagagaagcttGTCTCAGAAGCTTCACCTCCTCCTGGGGCGATGCAGAGTCTCAGTCCTGAGCAGACGCGGGGGCTGCTGGAGCCCGAGAGGACCAAGACGCTGCTGCCTCGGGAGAGCCGGGCCTGGGAGAAGCCTCCCCATCCCACCTGCACCAAGGACTGGGAGGCTGTGGAGGTTGGGGCCTCCAGCCATGACAGTGATGAGAAAG ACCTGTCTTCTCAAGAGACTGGGCTTTCCCAGGAGTGGAGTTCGGTGGAGGAAGATGACGAATCAGAGGGCTCCCAG gattttttttcagtgttcaCCATTGCCTAA
- the SMIM17 gene encoding small integral membrane protein 17 isoform X1, whose protein sequence is MFVSPQVLNPVPGEPERAPEREEKEKLVSEASPPPGAMQSLSPEQTRGLLEPERTKTLLPRESRAWEKPPHPTCTKDWEAVEVGASSHDSDEKDLSSQETGLSQEWSSVEEDDESEGSQGFVEWSKAPQQTTIVLVVCVLFLFLVLTGMPMMFHI, encoded by the exons ATGTTCGTCAGTCCTCAGGTTCTGAACCCTGTGCCTGGGGAACCAGAGAGGGCCCCGGAgcgggaggagaaagagaagcttGTCTCAGAAGCTTCACCTCCTCCTGGGGCGATGCAGAGTCTCAGTCCTGAGCAGACGCGGGGGCTGCTGGAGCCCGAGAGGACCAAGACGCTGCTGCCTCGGGAGAGCCGGGCCTGGGAGAAGCCTCCCCATCCCACCTGCACCAAGGACTGGGAGGCTGTGGAGGTTGGGGCCTCCAGCCATGACAGTGATGAGAAAG ACCTGTCTTCTCAAGAGACTGGGCTTTCCCAGGAGTGGAGTTCGGTGGAGGAAGATGACGAATCAGAGGGCTCCCAG ggcTTTGTGGAGTGGTCAAAAGCTCCACAACAAACAACCATAGTCTTGGTAGTGTGCGTGCTTTTTTTGTTCCTGGTTTTAACGGGGATGCCTATGATGTTTCACATTTAA
- the SMIM17 gene encoding small integral membrane protein 17 isoform X4 — protein MQSLSPEQTRGLLEPERTKTLLPRESRAWEKPPHPTCTKDWEAVEVGASSHDSDEKDLSSQETGLSQEWSSVEEDDESEGSQGFVEWSKAPQQTTIVLVVCVLFLFLVLTGMPMMFHI, from the exons ATGCAGAGTCTCAGTCCTGAGCAGACGCGGGGGCTGCTGGAGCCCGAGAGGACCAAGACGCTGCTGCCTCGGGAGAGCCGGGCCTGGGAGAAGCCTCCCCATCCCACCTGCACCAAGGACTGGGAGGCTGTGGAGGTTGGGGCCTCCAGCCATGACAGTGATGAGAAAG ACCTGTCTTCTCAAGAGACTGGGCTTTCCCAGGAGTGGAGTTCGGTGGAGGAAGATGACGAATCAGAGGGCTCCCAG ggcTTTGTGGAGTGGTCAAAAGCTCCACAACAAACAACCATAGTCTTGGTAGTGTGCGTGCTTTTTTTGTTCCTGGTTTTAACGGGGATGCCTATGATGTTTCACATTTAA
- the SMIM17 gene encoding small integral membrane protein 17 isoform X2: MVLNPVPGEPERAPEREEKEKLVSEASPPPGAMQSLSPEQTRGLLEPERTKTLLPRESRAWEKPPHPTCTKDWEAVEVGASSHDSDEKDLSSQETGLSQEWSSVEEDDESEGSQGFVEWSKAPQQTTIVLVVCVLFLFLVLTGMPMMFHI; this comes from the exons ATG GTTCTGAACCCTGTGCCTGGGGAACCAGAGAGGGCCCCGGAgcgggaggagaaagagaagcttGTCTCAGAAGCTTCACCTCCTCCTGGGGCGATGCAGAGTCTCAGTCCTGAGCAGACGCGGGGGCTGCTGGAGCCCGAGAGGACCAAGACGCTGCTGCCTCGGGAGAGCCGGGCCTGGGAGAAGCCTCCCCATCCCACCTGCACCAAGGACTGGGAGGCTGTGGAGGTTGGGGCCTCCAGCCATGACAGTGATGAGAAAG ACCTGTCTTCTCAAGAGACTGGGCTTTCCCAGGAGTGGAGTTCGGTGGAGGAAGATGACGAATCAGAGGGCTCCCAG ggcTTTGTGGAGTGGTCAAAAGCTCCACAACAAACAACCATAGTCTTGGTAGTGTGCGTGCTTTTTTTGTTCCTGGTTTTAACGGGGATGCCTATGATGTTTCACATTTAA